The Falco rusticolus isolate bFalRus1 chromosome 5, bFalRus1.pri, whole genome shotgun sequence genome has a segment encoding these proteins:
- the HCFC2 gene encoding host cell factor 2 isoform X2 has protein sequence MAAAAAGLSWRRVSSFTGPVPRSRHGHRAVAIRELVIIFGGGNEGIADELHVYNTVTNQWFLPAVRGDIPPGCAAHGFVCDGTRILVFGGMVEYGRYSNDLYELQASRWLWKKVKPQAPATGSPPCPRLGHSFSLYGNKCYLFGGLANESEDSNNNVPRYLNDFYELELQHGSGVVGWSIPVTKGILPSPRESHTAIVYCRKDLGSPKMYIFGGMCGCRLNDLWELDIETMTWSRPETKGTVPLPRSLHTANVIGNKMYVFGGWVPQSAGGEISAHDGEWKCTGSFSYLNLDTTEWIGLISDCQEDKSNLLPGPRAGHCAVAVGTRLYIWSGRDGYRKAWNNQVCCKDLWYLDTEKPPAPSQVQLIRATTNSFQVKWDEVPTVEGYLLQLHADSPMPSVAGIPGTGVPETSVLSSQGGSSLHQSPQSLPSIPYPEMKVDHPSQTNNVIPNNVQVSLSSNSLLKVEGKEKVAAPENKITQETMKNHADASGFKESNAPSLLPVCTSSPQTSAHVGELHDLDKQTVNPDASVSSTVSSTQTMVTQQAVKTESSSTNGAVVKDETSLTTFNSKSEAAETAYIMPSARVSTGQTNDSHSSKTPQRQMAPVKIRDRQWYDVGIFKNNSAVVSQFYLLPEETLSTSNKMEGADVPDYRLLKKQDLFPGTVYRFRVAAINGCGVGPFSKISEFKTCIPGFPGAPSTVKITKSVDCIHLSWEPPASPSGNILEYSAYLAIRSTQLQENPSQLVFMRIYCGLKTSCIVTAAQLSNAHVDYTSRPAIVFRISAKNERGYGPATQVRWLQDMKTSSSK, from the exons ATGGCGGCGGCCGCCGCTGGACTGAGCTGGAGGCGGGTGTCTTCCTTCACGGGGCCGGTGCCGCGTTCCCGCCACGGGCACCGCGCGGTCGCCATCCGCGAGCTGGTCATTATCTTCGGGGGCGGCAACGAGGGCATCGCCGACGAGCTGCACGTCTACAACACGG TTACAAATCAGTGGTTCCTTCCTGCTGTAAGGGGAGATATTCCTCCAGGCTGTGCAGCACATGGATTTGTTTGTGATGGTACCAGAATACTAGTTTTTGGAGGAATGGTTGAATATGGAAGATACAGTAATGATTTATATGAATTGCAG GCAAGTCGATGGctctggaaaaaagtaaaacctcaAGCTCCTGCCACTGGATCACCACCTTGTCCTCGACTTGGCCACAGCTTTTCTTTATATGGTAACAAGTGCTATTTATTTGGTGGCCTGGCAAATGAAAGTGAGGATTCAAATAATAACGTTCCCAG ATATTTAAATGATTTCTATGAACTGGAGCTGCAACATGGTTCTGGCGTTGTTGGCTGGAGTATTCCTGTGACCAAAGGGATCTTGCCATCTCCCCGAGAATCTCACACAGCCATCGTATACTGCAGAAAAGATTTGGGAAGTCCAAAGATGTATATTTTTGGAGGGATGTGTGGCTGTCGGCTTAATGATCTCTGGGAACTTGACATAG aaaccATGACCTGGTCAAGACCAGAAACTAAGGGGACAGTACCACTTCCTCGCAGTCTCCATACAGCCAATGTAATAGGAAACAA aatGTATGTTTTTGGTGGATGGGTTCCACAGTCAGCAGGAGGTGAAATTTCTGCTCATGATGGTGAATGGAAATGTACCGGTTCATTTTCTTATCTTAATTTGG ATACCACAGAATGGATAGGTCTGATCTCAGATTGCCAGGAGGACAAAAGTAACTTGTTACCAGGGCCAAGAGCAGGACACTGTGCTGTAGCGGTTGGCACTCGTCTGTATATCTGGAGTGGTAGAGATGGTTACAGAAAAGCTTGGAACAATCAAGTTTGCTGCAAAGATCTTTGGTACCTTGATACTG AGAAACCTCCAGCACCATCACAGGTACAGCTGATTAGAGCTACAACCAACTCTTTTCAAGTGAAATGGGATGAAGTACCTACAGTTGAAGGATATCTTCTTCAGTTACATGCTGACTCACCAATGCCATCAGTGGCTGGAATACCTGGTACTGGGGTTCCTGAGACATCAGTGCTGAGTTCACAAG GTGGCTCTTCTCTACATCAAAGTCCACAATCACTGCCTAGCATCCCTTACCCAGAAATGAAGGTGGATCATCCCAGCCAAACAAATAATGTCATTCCTAATAAT GTCCAAGTTTCTCTTTCATCCAACTCATTATTAaaagtagaaggaaaagaaaaggttgcAGCACCTGAAAACAAGATTACACAGGAGACTATGAAAAACCATGCAGATGCTTCAGGATTCAAAGAATCAAATGCCCCTTCTCTTTTGCCTGTTTGTACTTCAA gtCCTCAGACTTCAGCACATGTAGGGGAATTACATGACTTGGACAAACAAACTGTAAATCCTGATGCTTCTGTATCCAGTACTGTCTCCAGCACACAAACTATGGTAACCCAGCAGGCTGTTAAAACTGAATCATCAAGTACAAATGGGGCAGTTGTTAAAGATGAAACTTCACTAACAACATTCAATTCAAAATCTGAAG CTGCTGAAACTGCTTATATCATGCCTTCAGCAAGAGTCAGTACTGGACAGACAAATGATTCACACTCCTCT AAAACTCCACAAAGACAGATGGCACCGGTGAAAATAAGAGACAGGCAGTGGTATGATGTTGGAATTTTTAAGAACAACAGCGCTGTGGTGAGCCAGTTCTACTTGCTGCCGGAGGAAACACTGAGTACCTCTAACAAG atggAAGGTGCAGATGTGCCAGACTACAGATTACTTAAGAAACAGGATCTTTTTCCAGGCACAGTGTACAGATTCAGAGTTGCAGCAATTAATGGCTGTGGTGTTGGGCCTTTCAGTAAAATCAGTGAATTCAAGACCTGCATTCCAGGTTTTCCTGGAGCTCCTTCAACAGTCAAAATCACCAAG agtgTGGACTGTATTCATCTTTCTTGGGAGCCTCCTGCCTCACCCTCgggaaatattttagaatattctGCCTACTTAGCAATCCGTTCCACACAGTTACAGGAAAATCCAAGTCAGCTTGTATTTATGAGAATATACTGTGGTCTTAAAACATCATGTATAGTGACTGCTGCCCAGCTTTCAAATGCTCATGTCGATTACACTTCCCGACCTGCTATAGTGTTCAGAATTTCTGCAAAGAATGAGAGAGGATATGGACCAGCCACACAAGTTCGATGGCTTCAAG ATATGAAAACATCAAGCTCAAAGTAG
- the HCFC2 gene encoding host cell factor 2 isoform X1 — translation MAAAAAGLSWRRVSSFTGPVPRSRHGHRAVAIRELVIIFGGGNEGIADELHVYNTVTNQWFLPAVRGDIPPGCAAHGFVCDGTRILVFGGMVEYGRYSNDLYELQASRWLWKKVKPQAPATGSPPCPRLGHSFSLYGNKCYLFGGLANESEDSNNNVPRYLNDFYELELQHGSGVVGWSIPVTKGILPSPRESHTAIVYCRKDLGSPKMYIFGGMCGCRLNDLWELDIETMTWSRPETKGTVPLPRSLHTANVIGNKMYVFGGWVPQSAGGEISAHDGEWKCTGSFSYLNLDTTEWIGLISDCQEDKSNLLPGPRAGHCAVAVGTRLYIWSGRDGYRKAWNNQVCCKDLWYLDTEKPPAPSQVQLIRATTNSFQVKWDEVPTVEGYLLQLHADSPMPSVAGIPGTGVPETSVLSSQGGSSLHQSPQSLPSIPYPEMKVDHPSQTNNVIPNNVQVSLSSNSLLKVEGKEKVAAPENKITQETMKNHADASGFKESNAPSLLPVCTSSPQTSAHVGELHDLDKQTVNPDASVSSTVSSTQTMVTQQAVKTESSSTNGAVVKDETSLTTFNSKSEAAETAYIMPSARVSTGQTNDSHSSKTPQRQMAPVKIRDRQWYDVGIFKNNSAVVSQFYLLPEETLSTSNKMEGADVPDYRLLKKQDLFPGTVYRFRVAAINGCGVGPFSKISEFKTCIPGFPGAPSTVKITKSVDCIHLSWEPPASPSGNILEYSAYLAIRSTQLQENPSQLVFMRIYCGLKTSCIVTAAQLSNAHVDYTSRPAIVFRISAKNERGYGPATQVRWLQGKISVRHGI, via the exons ATGGCGGCGGCCGCCGCTGGACTGAGCTGGAGGCGGGTGTCTTCCTTCACGGGGCCGGTGCCGCGTTCCCGCCACGGGCACCGCGCGGTCGCCATCCGCGAGCTGGTCATTATCTTCGGGGGCGGCAACGAGGGCATCGCCGACGAGCTGCACGTCTACAACACGG TTACAAATCAGTGGTTCCTTCCTGCTGTAAGGGGAGATATTCCTCCAGGCTGTGCAGCACATGGATTTGTTTGTGATGGTACCAGAATACTAGTTTTTGGAGGAATGGTTGAATATGGAAGATACAGTAATGATTTATATGAATTGCAG GCAAGTCGATGGctctggaaaaaagtaaaacctcaAGCTCCTGCCACTGGATCACCACCTTGTCCTCGACTTGGCCACAGCTTTTCTTTATATGGTAACAAGTGCTATTTATTTGGTGGCCTGGCAAATGAAAGTGAGGATTCAAATAATAACGTTCCCAG ATATTTAAATGATTTCTATGAACTGGAGCTGCAACATGGTTCTGGCGTTGTTGGCTGGAGTATTCCTGTGACCAAAGGGATCTTGCCATCTCCCCGAGAATCTCACACAGCCATCGTATACTGCAGAAAAGATTTGGGAAGTCCAAAGATGTATATTTTTGGAGGGATGTGTGGCTGTCGGCTTAATGATCTCTGGGAACTTGACATAG aaaccATGACCTGGTCAAGACCAGAAACTAAGGGGACAGTACCACTTCCTCGCAGTCTCCATACAGCCAATGTAATAGGAAACAA aatGTATGTTTTTGGTGGATGGGTTCCACAGTCAGCAGGAGGTGAAATTTCTGCTCATGATGGTGAATGGAAATGTACCGGTTCATTTTCTTATCTTAATTTGG ATACCACAGAATGGATAGGTCTGATCTCAGATTGCCAGGAGGACAAAAGTAACTTGTTACCAGGGCCAAGAGCAGGACACTGTGCTGTAGCGGTTGGCACTCGTCTGTATATCTGGAGTGGTAGAGATGGTTACAGAAAAGCTTGGAACAATCAAGTTTGCTGCAAAGATCTTTGGTACCTTGATACTG AGAAACCTCCAGCACCATCACAGGTACAGCTGATTAGAGCTACAACCAACTCTTTTCAAGTGAAATGGGATGAAGTACCTACAGTTGAAGGATATCTTCTTCAGTTACATGCTGACTCACCAATGCCATCAGTGGCTGGAATACCTGGTACTGGGGTTCCTGAGACATCAGTGCTGAGTTCACAAG GTGGCTCTTCTCTACATCAAAGTCCACAATCACTGCCTAGCATCCCTTACCCAGAAATGAAGGTGGATCATCCCAGCCAAACAAATAATGTCATTCCTAATAAT GTCCAAGTTTCTCTTTCATCCAACTCATTATTAaaagtagaaggaaaagaaaaggttgcAGCACCTGAAAACAAGATTACACAGGAGACTATGAAAAACCATGCAGATGCTTCAGGATTCAAAGAATCAAATGCCCCTTCTCTTTTGCCTGTTTGTACTTCAA gtCCTCAGACTTCAGCACATGTAGGGGAATTACATGACTTGGACAAACAAACTGTAAATCCTGATGCTTCTGTATCCAGTACTGTCTCCAGCACACAAACTATGGTAACCCAGCAGGCTGTTAAAACTGAATCATCAAGTACAAATGGGGCAGTTGTTAAAGATGAAACTTCACTAACAACATTCAATTCAAAATCTGAAG CTGCTGAAACTGCTTATATCATGCCTTCAGCAAGAGTCAGTACTGGACAGACAAATGATTCACACTCCTCT AAAACTCCACAAAGACAGATGGCACCGGTGAAAATAAGAGACAGGCAGTGGTATGATGTTGGAATTTTTAAGAACAACAGCGCTGTGGTGAGCCAGTTCTACTTGCTGCCGGAGGAAACACTGAGTACCTCTAACAAG atggAAGGTGCAGATGTGCCAGACTACAGATTACTTAAGAAACAGGATCTTTTTCCAGGCACAGTGTACAGATTCAGAGTTGCAGCAATTAATGGCTGTGGTGTTGGGCCTTTCAGTAAAATCAGTGAATTCAAGACCTGCATTCCAGGTTTTCCTGGAGCTCCTTCAACAGTCAAAATCACCAAG agtgTGGACTGTATTCATCTTTCTTGGGAGCCTCCTGCCTCACCCTCgggaaatattttagaatattctGCCTACTTAGCAATCCGTTCCACACAGTTACAGGAAAATCCAAGTCAGCTTGTATTTATGAGAATATACTGTGGTCTTAAAACATCATGTATAGTGACTGCTGCCCAGCTTTCAAATGCTCATGTCGATTACACTTCCCGACCTGCTATAGTGTTCAGAATTTCTGCAAAGAATGAGAGAGGATATGGACCAGCCACACAAGTTCGATGGCTTCAAGGTAAAATCAGTGTCAGACATGGCATTTAA
- the HCFC2 gene encoding host cell factor 2 isoform X3 codes for MAAAAAGLSWRRVSSFTGPVPRSRHGHRAVAIRELVIIFGGGNEGIADELHVYNTVTNQWFLPAVRGDIPPGCAAHGFVCDGTRILVFGGMVEYGRYSNDLYELQASRWLWKKVKPQAPATGSPPCPRLGHSFSLYGNKCYLFGGLANESEDSNNNVPRYLNDFYELELQHGSGVVGWSIPVTKGILPSPRESHTAIVYCRKDLGSPKMYIFGGMCGCRLNDLWELDIETMTWSRPETKGTVPLPRSLHTANVIGNKMYVFGGWVPQSAGGEISAHDGEWKCTGSFSYLNLGPRAGHCAVAVGTRLYIWSGRDGYRKAWNNQVCCKDLWYLDTEKPPAPSQVQLIRATTNSFQVKWDEVPTVEGYLLQLHADSPMPSVAGIPGTGVPETSVLSSQGGSSLHQSPQSLPSIPYPEMKVDHPSQTNNVIPNNVQVSLSSNSLLKVEGKEKVAAPENKITQETMKNHADASGFKESNAPSLLPVCTSSPQTSAHVGELHDLDKQTVNPDASVSSTVSSTQTMVTQQAVKTESSSTNGAVVKDETSLTTFNSKSEAAETAYIMPSARVSTGQTNDSHSSKTPQRQMAPVKIRDRQWYDVGIFKNNSAVVSQFYLLPEETLSTSNKMEGADVPDYRLLKKQDLFPGTVYRFRVAAINGCGVGPFSKISEFKTCIPGFPGAPSTVKITKSVDCIHLSWEPPASPSGNILEYSAYLAIRSTQLQENPSQLVFMRIYCGLKTSCIVTAAQLSNAHVDYTSRPAIVFRISAKNERGYGPATQVRWLQGKISVRHGI; via the exons ATGGCGGCGGCCGCCGCTGGACTGAGCTGGAGGCGGGTGTCTTCCTTCACGGGGCCGGTGCCGCGTTCCCGCCACGGGCACCGCGCGGTCGCCATCCGCGAGCTGGTCATTATCTTCGGGGGCGGCAACGAGGGCATCGCCGACGAGCTGCACGTCTACAACACGG TTACAAATCAGTGGTTCCTTCCTGCTGTAAGGGGAGATATTCCTCCAGGCTGTGCAGCACATGGATTTGTTTGTGATGGTACCAGAATACTAGTTTTTGGAGGAATGGTTGAATATGGAAGATACAGTAATGATTTATATGAATTGCAG GCAAGTCGATGGctctggaaaaaagtaaaacctcaAGCTCCTGCCACTGGATCACCACCTTGTCCTCGACTTGGCCACAGCTTTTCTTTATATGGTAACAAGTGCTATTTATTTGGTGGCCTGGCAAATGAAAGTGAGGATTCAAATAATAACGTTCCCAG ATATTTAAATGATTTCTATGAACTGGAGCTGCAACATGGTTCTGGCGTTGTTGGCTGGAGTATTCCTGTGACCAAAGGGATCTTGCCATCTCCCCGAGAATCTCACACAGCCATCGTATACTGCAGAAAAGATTTGGGAAGTCCAAAGATGTATATTTTTGGAGGGATGTGTGGCTGTCGGCTTAATGATCTCTGGGAACTTGACATAG aaaccATGACCTGGTCAAGACCAGAAACTAAGGGGACAGTACCACTTCCTCGCAGTCTCCATACAGCCAATGTAATAGGAAACAA aatGTATGTTTTTGGTGGATGGGTTCCACAGTCAGCAGGAGGTGAAATTTCTGCTCATGATGGTGAATGGAAATGTACCGGTTCATTTTCTTATCTTAATTTGG GGCCAAGAGCAGGACACTGTGCTGTAGCGGTTGGCACTCGTCTGTATATCTGGAGTGGTAGAGATGGTTACAGAAAAGCTTGGAACAATCAAGTTTGCTGCAAAGATCTTTGGTACCTTGATACTG AGAAACCTCCAGCACCATCACAGGTACAGCTGATTAGAGCTACAACCAACTCTTTTCAAGTGAAATGGGATGAAGTACCTACAGTTGAAGGATATCTTCTTCAGTTACATGCTGACTCACCAATGCCATCAGTGGCTGGAATACCTGGTACTGGGGTTCCTGAGACATCAGTGCTGAGTTCACAAG GTGGCTCTTCTCTACATCAAAGTCCACAATCACTGCCTAGCATCCCTTACCCAGAAATGAAGGTGGATCATCCCAGCCAAACAAATAATGTCATTCCTAATAAT GTCCAAGTTTCTCTTTCATCCAACTCATTATTAaaagtagaaggaaaagaaaaggttgcAGCACCTGAAAACAAGATTACACAGGAGACTATGAAAAACCATGCAGATGCTTCAGGATTCAAAGAATCAAATGCCCCTTCTCTTTTGCCTGTTTGTACTTCAA gtCCTCAGACTTCAGCACATGTAGGGGAATTACATGACTTGGACAAACAAACTGTAAATCCTGATGCTTCTGTATCCAGTACTGTCTCCAGCACACAAACTATGGTAACCCAGCAGGCTGTTAAAACTGAATCATCAAGTACAAATGGGGCAGTTGTTAAAGATGAAACTTCACTAACAACATTCAATTCAAAATCTGAAG CTGCTGAAACTGCTTATATCATGCCTTCAGCAAGAGTCAGTACTGGACAGACAAATGATTCACACTCCTCT AAAACTCCACAAAGACAGATGGCACCGGTGAAAATAAGAGACAGGCAGTGGTATGATGTTGGAATTTTTAAGAACAACAGCGCTGTGGTGAGCCAGTTCTACTTGCTGCCGGAGGAAACACTGAGTACCTCTAACAAG atggAAGGTGCAGATGTGCCAGACTACAGATTACTTAAGAAACAGGATCTTTTTCCAGGCACAGTGTACAGATTCAGAGTTGCAGCAATTAATGGCTGTGGTGTTGGGCCTTTCAGTAAAATCAGTGAATTCAAGACCTGCATTCCAGGTTTTCCTGGAGCTCCTTCAACAGTCAAAATCACCAAG agtgTGGACTGTATTCATCTTTCTTGGGAGCCTCCTGCCTCACCCTCgggaaatattttagaatattctGCCTACTTAGCAATCCGTTCCACACAGTTACAGGAAAATCCAAGTCAGCTTGTATTTATGAGAATATACTGTGGTCTTAAAACATCATGTATAGTGACTGCTGCCCAGCTTTCAAATGCTCATGTCGATTACACTTCCCGACCTGCTATAGTGTTCAGAATTTCTGCAAAGAATGAGAGAGGATATGGACCAGCCACACAAGTTCGATGGCTTCAAGGTAAAATCAGTGTCAGACATGGCATTTAA